The following proteins come from a genomic window of Crassostrea angulata isolate pt1a10 chromosome 1, ASM2561291v2, whole genome shotgun sequence:
- the LOC128167502 gene encoding solute carrier family 35 member B1-like, with the protein MTGDIPLTGPSHIVPIPDNTKHVEMTAGRNKLLICAAGTFICYFYYGIIQESITKGKYGEGEKAEKFKYTLALVFVQCIINALAAKIAMFWQKERDTTPGKMFSLCSLSYLGAMLASNHALQHVSYPTQVLGKSAKPIPVMILGIIFARKRYPWAKFLFVLMIVLGVAMFLYKDSGQSKKSDTDSLIGMGEILLLVSLTLDGVTGAVQERMRSDHKTGANSMMFNINVWSILWSAIGLIVTGEGIAFLGFMERHPSILAKMVTFGLASAAGQTFIFITVSTFGPLTCSIITTTRKFFTILGSVIIFQNPMNSRQWIGTVLVFMGLGLDSAYGKEKKHVKK; encoded by the exons ATGACAGGTGATATTCCTCTCACAGGTCCATCTCATATAGTCCCCATACCAGATAACACCAAACACGTGGAGATGACAGCGGGCAGAAACAAGCTCCTTATTTGTGCTGCAGGGACCTTCATCTGTTATTTCTACTATGGCATCATCCAGGAGTCAAT AACAAAGGGCAAATATGGAGAGGGAGAGAAGGCAGAAAAGTTCAAATACACATTAGCCCTGGTATTTGTGCAATGTATCATCAATGCTCTTGCAGCTAAAATTG CCATGTTTTGGCAAAAGGAAAGAGACACAACTCCAGGCAAAATGTTCTCTCTATGTTCATTGTCATACCTGGGTGCAATGTTGGCTAGCAATCACGCCCTGCAGCATGTTTCATACCCCACACAG GTCTTGGGAAAATCAGCAAAACCCATTCCTGTAATGATTCTAGGGATTATTTTCGCAAGGAAGCGTTATCCATGGGCCAAATTTCTATTTGTTCTTATGATAGTCTTGGGCGTCGCCATGTTCCTGTATAAAGATTCTGGACAAAGCAAGAAATCAGACACTGACAGTCTCATTGGCATGGGGGAGATTTTACTG TTGGTATCCCTGACACTAGATGGTGTAACGGGAGCTGTACAAGAAAGAATGAGATCAGATCATAAAACAGGGGCCAACAGCATGATGTTCAACATCAATGTGTGGTCTATATTATGGTCAGCTATAG GTCTTATAGTAACAGGAGAAGGCATAGCATTCTTAGGTTTCATGGAAAGACATCCATCTATACTTGCCAAGATGGTCACATTTGGTTTAGCCAGTGCAGCTGGACAG ACCTTCATTTTCATCACCGTTTCCACATTTGGACCACTAACTTGCTCCATCATCACAACCACCCGGAAATTCTTTACCATCTTGGGATCTGTCATTATTTTCCAAAACCCTATGAACAGCCGGCAGTGGATTGGCACAGTCTTAGTATTCATGGGCCTAGGACTAGATAGTGCATAtggaaaagaaaagaaacacgTCAAGAAATGA